From a single Leishmania major strain Friedlin complete genome, chromosome 27 genomic region:
- a CDS encoding conserved hypothetical protein (previous protein_id=AAZ09821.1), whose product MELNSSKAKERAHHKSLNPQVNSVCHCAHLRLKGPLHVEKLRELLKRVRTTVPGLIELHFGESMNVSASSADSAEGNTHALFSRHQNGQYLKMYKTHPAHMDLMNYLMSRAERPATVVDFVNVASSL is encoded by the coding sequence ATGGAGCTCAACTCGTCAAAGGCGAAGGAAAGGGCTCACCACAAATCGTTGAACCCGCAGGTGAACTCTGTCTGCCACTGCGCGCATCTGAGGCTGAAGGGCCCGCTGCACGtcgagaagctgcgcgagctgctcaAGAGGGTGCGCACGACGGTGCCGGGCCTCATCGAGCTTCACTTTGGCGAAAGCATGAATGTCTccgcgagcagcgccgactCCGCTGAGggcaacacgcacgccctTTTCAGCCGCCACCAGAACGGGCAGTACCTCAAAATGTACAAGACCCACCCGGCCCACATGGATCTCATGAACTATCTAATGAGCAGGGCAGAGCGCCCGGCGACAGTAGTCGACTTCGTCAACGTCGCTTCAAGCCTTTGA
- a CDS encoding putative small GTP-binding protein Rab1 (previous protein_id=AAZ09822.1), producing MTAEYDYLFKLLLIGDSGVGKSCLLLRFADDSYTDSYISTIGVDFKIRTLNLESKVIKLQIWDTAGQERFRTITSSYYRGAHGIIIVYDTTDMESFNNVKTWLSEIEKYASENVNKILVGNKCDLVTKKAVDTQMAKDFADSLGIPFLETSAKNSTNVEEAFIQMASGIKARLAVSGEAKSAARPNLQNPPTVKKEDSCC from the coding sequence ATGACCGCTGAGTACGACTACCTCTtcaagctgctgctgatcggcgacagcggtgtcGGTAAGTcctgcctgctcctccgcttcGCCGATGACAGCTACACCGATAGCTACATCTCCACCATTGGTGTCGACTTCAAGATTCGCACGCTGAACCTGGAAAGCAAGGTAATCAAGCTGCAGATTTGGGATACCGCCGGCCAGGAGCGCTTCCGCACCATCACGAGTAGCTACTACCGTGGTGCCCACGGCATCATCATAGTGTATGACACGACCGACATGGAGAGTTTCAACAACGTCAAGACGTGGCTAAGCGAAATCGAAAAGTACGCAAGCGAGAACGTCAACAAGATCCTCGTCGGCAACAAGTGCGATTTGGTCACAAAGAAGGCCGTCGACACACAGATGGCGAAAGACTTTGCCGACTCTCTTGGCATCCCGTTCCTTGAAACGAGCGCCAAGAACTCCACAAACGTCGAGGAAGCCTTCATCCAAATGGCATCTGGAATCAAGGCGCGCCTGGCCGTGAGCGGTGAGGCCAAATCGGCGGCCCGCCCCAACCTGCAGAACCCCCCAACGGTGAAGAAGGAagacagctgctgctga
- a CDS encoding conserved hypothetical protein (previous protein_id=AAZ09823.1) translates to MVTSPKPLLGGLHKITDRSVFFIPLEKDHLDLTTLSTAPPSHRGVLQRNGLVAKAFVGVTFYDACTSAAHSSSRTSPAREMCESDATDSAEHRKLSAAQREDLWRAALVYGGLLHDKWDALATPEELTATPWPVHTEMQYAELMEELLARKACTTANTSSFCVPVLSIDEFVYKHKGVRVCLGVAWMPRYAYNLREWAATVEQSGHRVPEASLLALLHHVTTGALALRTATGTADKKDAALSLSVTLEKVLVYRASEAEKKIAKEADSDEAGEGLVFALSTGSFRWRRAEPCADKNSRTNVPTRSRIRALTNHLIVPEEGQLLYRTPEECSPGLYPTHGSAAAKRDVWTLGVALYLVASGVAGTGHAATTSPSNRGPRFAPLRELTPLNSAALTPDSLWKRLRGELERRGYSSTIVTVIAQLLSLDPLTRPSLSTMDRMLQDLHRPTPVCRFPFALGSYDLLRMPNPTDIKLNPGARRYTMEGVCVLCKKHRGSTPLCAKGGDHVPGLSSPSWSDEELLPQLHGMDLHYITFLYPLCGSSDERRRRKQAAHALRSCHDGINASSSVARAATPLLDSTLLFQVFGGFAVYERVPELNAKGQVFHRVTVKEVLVPYPSQGLRRSELPLVKLTIDFSGGLPWPSCCTEILQKNGRVSRNVPFGFTGAHHGVKWFGWVLPGERFSLPNGGHWTAPRDGAFVFWFHSDLRPTDRDRYFALTSVRAATLPAKLPRTVMPHSLFRIHAGDQRHTSNRLPRRVGSGNRADSRLGRGSIAHRRSCQTVTDIALPSATHEIVEADEVRTLLGHRPLSLSAPQLQNTQEESPAHGRRRWSSAKDRVPSRHSAAFPADVVDALETSDEARESRGAARARSTLRSAGETGRSGVVLTPQLHAPDLLLNTPKPDTHAGADHESPKSPDWERTSDQARLSERNSTQPPMDGNTTAKRTQALAAPEKSSSPAASQSLSSGRKKAPKLRGTTVSSEEFRAGAALQFVASAPASVGAEHPIVSTMVSAQSVLTEQSSVLGGSPRLVNLRHVSQHGAKKQSVQATSLSATPMLPPIVDALSAGLGELHVCGLWLPSEAVDAAFGSLTFCILSTGEHGYMHPPVKTSARVAHAIRAPPGTEFLAFLSNQVPLFHRNHPRLERAGVSLMLPHHGFTCYAADGTLLGVLGLRCSTKGDPDVMAGEFELVMRTSAAFRGSSAASWTVYASHLSESVGVEAHVRRAAASAVNARRDCEDEDGRASTLRLVPSLLRRASGSRNLFANSPEQQTLTFTSARHLVGEFTPDESGDVLRSRKGEGEAVLPACWISFDGVSTALLFADAPQSVWVPYRIGG, encoded by the coding sequence ATGGTGACATCGCCGAAGCCGCTTCTTGGGGGCTTGCACAAGATCACCGACCGTAGCGTATTCTTTATTCCACTTGAGAAGGATCATCTCGACTTGACAACCCTTAGCACCGCTCCCCCGTCGCACCGCGGCGTACTCCAGCGCAACGGTTTGGTGGCCAAAGCGTTCGTTGGCGTGACGTTTTACGACGCgtgcacctccgccgcgcaCTCGTCGTCGCGTACATCGCCAGCACGCGAAATGTGCGAGTCCGACGCAACCGATTCAGCGGAGCACCGCAAACTCTCCGCTGCCCAGCGAGAGGATCTGTGGCGTGCTGCATTAGTGTACGGCGGCCTGCTGCACGACAAGTGGGATGCGTTGGCGACTCCAGAGGAGCTCacggcgacgccgtggcCAGTGCACACCGAAATGCAGTACGCCGAACTGATGGAGGAGCTACTTGCGCGGAAGGCCTGTACGACGGCAAACACGTCGAGCTTCTGCGTGCCTGTCTTGTCCATTGACGAGTTCGTTTACAAGCACAagggggtgcgcgtgtgccttgGCGTGGCTTGGATGCCGCGCTACGCGTACAACCTGCGAGAATGGGCGGCAACAGTTGAGCAGTCTGGTCACCGCGTGCCAGAGGCGTCGCTCCTGGCGCTTCTGCATCACGTGACCACCGGCGCactcgcgctgcgcacggccACCGGCACAGCAGACAAAAAAGATGCGGCGCTCTCGTTGTCCGTCACTCTGGAGAAGGTGCTTGTGTACCGAGCttcggaggcggagaaaaAGATCGCGAAGGAGGCCGACTCAGACGAAGCAGGGGAAGGGCTAGTATTCGCGTTATCCACTGGCTCGTTCAGGTGGCGGCGTGCAGAGCCGTGTGCTGACAAAAACAGTCGGACGAACGTGCCGACACGCTCCCGCATCAGAGCTCTGACGAATCACCTGATCGTCCCCGAGGAGGGGCAGCTGCTGTACCGCACGCCTGAGGAGTGCTCGCCAGGACTATACCCgacgcacggcagcgcggccgcaAAGCGAGATGTCTGGACTCTTGGCGTCGCCCTCTACCTCGTCGCCTCTGGTGTTGCCGGCACAGGccatgccgccaccacctctccgTCGAACCGTGGCCCCCGGTTTGCTCCCTTGCGCGAGTTGACGCCTCTCAACTCAGCGGCGCTCACTCCAGACTCTCTCTGGAAGCGCCTGCGAGGGGAGCTGGAGCGCCGCGGCTACAGCAGCACAATCGTGACCGTGATCGCACAGCTCCTCTCGCTTGACCCGCTGACGCGACCGTCGCTGAGCACAATGGACCGCATGCTGCAGGACCTGCATCGGCCAACCCCTGTGTGCCGTTTCCCGTTCGCTCTGGGCTCGTACGACCTGCTGCGGATGCCGAACCCTACCGACATTAAGCTGAACCCCGGCGCACGACGGTACACCATGGAGGGAGTGTGCGTCTTGTGCAAAAAGCACCGCGGCAGTACGCCCCTGTGCGCCAAGGGCGGCGATCACGTTCCGGGACTATCATCGCCGTCGTGGTCtgacgaggagctgctgccgcagctgcacggcATGGACTTGCACTATATAACGTTTCTCTACCCCCTTTGCGGGTCCAGCGATgagcgtcggcggcgcaAGCAAGCGGCACACGCTTTACGAAGCTGCCACGACGGCAtcaacgccagcagcagcgtcgcccgAGCCgccacaccgctgctggACAGCACACTGCTGTTCCAGGTGTTCGGCGGCTTCGCTGTGTATGAGCGGGTGCCGGAGCTGAACGCGAAGGGTCAGGTCTTCCACCGCGTCacggtgaaggaggtgctggtgCCGTACCCGAGCCAGGGGCTGCGTCGCTCGGAGTTGCCTCTGGTGAAGCTGACGATCGATTTCAGCGGCGGCCTCCCGTGGCCTTCCTGCTGCACAGAAATTCTCCAGAAGAACGGTCGCGTCTCCCGCAACGTGCCGTTCGGCTTCACGGGGGCTCACCACGGCGTGAAGTGGTTTGGCTGGGTGCTACCTGGCGAGCGCTTCAGCCTGCCGAACGGAGGTCATtggacggcgccgcgcgaTGGCGCCTTCGTGTTCTGGTTCCACTCGGACCTTCGACCAACGGATCGAGACCGCTACTTTGCCTTGACAAGTGTGcgcgcagcgacgctgccggcAAAGCTGCCGCGCACTGTAATGCCCCATTCGCTCTTTCGGATACACGCCGGGGACCAGAGACACACCAGCAATCGTCTGCCAAGGCGCGTAGGGAGCGGCAACCGAGCGGATTCTCGCCTGGGACGGGGCAGCATAGCCCACCGCCGCTCGTGCCAAACCGTGACAGACATCGCCTTGCCCTCAGCGACGCACGAGATTGTGGAGGCAGACGAGGTGAGGACTCTTCTGGGGCACAggccgctctctctctccgcgcCGCAACTGCAGAATACGCAGGAGGAGTCGCCGGCCCACGGGCGACGCCGGTGGAGCAGCGCCAAGGACAGGGTGCCGTCTCGCcactccgccgccttcccCGCAGACGTTGTCGACGCCCTCGAAACATCCGACGAGGCGCGAGAGAGCCGTGgtgccgcgcgtgcacggTCGACGCTTCGCTCTGCGGGAGAGACAGGGCGCAGTGGAGTAGTCCTCACACCTCAGCTGCATGCACCGGATCTTCTTCTCAATACGCCGAAGccagacacgcacgccggTGCTGACCACGAGAGCCCGAAATCACCGGACTGGGAGAGGACCAGCGACCAAGCGCGCCTGTCAGAGCGCAACTCTACCCAGCCACCCATGGATGGCAACACCACCGCGAAGCGCACACAAGCCCTGGCCGCTCCTGAGAAGAGCAGCTCTCCCGCCGCGTCGCAGTCCCTCAGCTCCGGGCGGAAGAAGGCCCCCAAGTTACGTGGCACGACGGTCTCGTCAGAGGAGTTTcgtgctggtgcagctctGCAGTTTGTGGCGTCCGCGCCGGCAAGTGTCGGTGCCGAGCATCCAATTGTAAGCACGATGGTGTCAGCGCAGTCGGTGCTGACCGAGCAGAGTAGCGTCCTTGGAGGCTCACCACGGCTCGTGAACCTGCGCCATGTCTCTCAGCATGGGGCGAAGAAGCAGAGCGTTCAGGCAACCTCGCTGTCGGCCACGCCAATGTTGCCACCGATTGTGGACGCCCTGTCTGCTGGACTCGGCGAACTGCATGTGTGCGGGCTGTGGCTGCCAAGCGAAGCCGTGGACGCGGCGTTTGGTTCTCTCACCTTCTGCATCCTCTCCACCGGTGAACATGGCTACATGCACCCACCAGTGAAGACGTCGGCGCGGGTGGCGCATGCCATCCGGGCCCCGCCGGGTACCGAATTCTTGGCCTTCCTGTCAAACCAGGTGCCGCTGTTTCATCGCAATCACCCGCGACTGGAGAGGGCGGGTGTGTCGCTGATGCTACCGCACCACGGGTTCACGTGCTACGCTGCGGACGGTACCCTTTTGGGTGTGCTGGGGCTGCGGTGTAGCACCAAGGGTGACCCAGACGTGATGGCTGGCGAGTTTGAGCTCGTAatgcgcaccagcgcggcatttcgcggcagcagcgctgcttcgtGGACTGTATATGCGTCTCACCTCTCGGAGAGCGTAGGGGTTGAAGCGCACGTGAGACGGgccgccgccagtgccgtcAATGCAAGAAGGGActgcgaggacgaggacgggcGGGCAAGCACTCTGCGCCTCGTGCCCTCCTTGCTGCGCCGTGCGTCTGGCAGTCGAAATCTGTTCGCCAACAGCCCAGAGCAGCAGACACTCACCTTCACGAGTGCCCGTCATCTCGTGGGCGAGTTCACACCAGACGAAAGCGGCGATGTTTTGCGGTCTCgcaagggagagggggaggcggtgctACCAGCCTGCTGGATCAGCTTTGACGGCGTGTCCACCGCGCTCCTGTTTGCGGACGCGCCGCAGTCTGTCTGGGTGCCGTACAGGATCGGCGGTTAG
- a CDS encoding conserved hypothetical protein (previous protein_id=AAZ09824.1): MQPLSGTIFRRSGGLLPSAQSTSTLAHWRRRLSTLGHRFAAARAAHASAPASSALSAHDFAALTPLLLLRQMLQQHTQLDGIGLGAQLHPNEQHIVISRTKFCHFCAASHVADPNAALADLEAAGVVVVLDGGNIVHLRPVLFLETLEMIRNVARPSSSGDGTLETSSKPLVAVGSFMLEEAERRVAALTERERAMRYRLQPAIARAARWRRTVWGGALLYAGAQLAIISRLTYFDLNWDIMEPVSYMITVANTLLFFLYYLRFDEEHSYTAYDQRFLPRKVRQYAPRDFDWAAYADVCQQLAEERAMLDSMLKWSAKH; encoded by the coding sequence ATGCAACCTCTAAGTGGCACAATAttccggcgcagcggcgggctgctgccgagTGCGCAATCAACCTCTACTCTGGCACActggcgccgtcgtctcAGCACACTCGGTCACAGATtcgccgcagcacgcgcggccCATGCATCGGCTCCGGCGTCGTCAGCCCTGTCGGCACACGACTTTGCCGCCCTCACcccgcttcttcttctgcgccaaatgctgcagcagcacacccaGCTCGACGGTATCGGCTTGggtgcgcagctccaccCCAACGAACAACACATCGTCATTTCTCGCACCAAGTTTTGCCATttctgcgctgcttcgcacgtCGCGGACCCGAACGCTGCCCTAGCGGATTTGGAAGCGGcgggcgtggtggtggtgctggacgGCGGAAACATAGTTCACCTGAGGCCGGTACTGTTCCTTGAAACTCTGGAGATGATCCGCAACGTAGCGAGGCCGtcaagcagcggcgacgggaCGCTTGAGACGAGCTCGAAGCCGTTGGTGGCGGTCGGCAGCTTCATGCTAGAGGAAGCGGAGCGTCGTGTCGCGGCGCTGaccgagagggagagggcaaTGCGGTATCGACTGCAGCCCGCCATcgcgcgagcagcgcgctggcggcgcacggTATGGGGTGGTGCGCTGCTCTACGCCGGCGCTCAGCTCGCCATCATCTCCCGTCTCACCTACTTTGACCTAAACTGGGACATTATGGAACCCGTTTCGTACATGATTACGGTTGCAAACacgcttttgttttttctgTACTACCTGCGCTTCGACGAAGAGCACTCCTATACCGCCTATGATCAGCGATTCCTACCTCGAAAAGTGCGCCAGTACGCTCCCAGGGACTTTGACTGGGCGGCGTACGCGGACGTGTGCCAGCAGCTCGCTGAGGAGCGCGCGATGCTCGACTCCATGTTGAAGTGGAGCGCGAAGCACTGA
- a CDS encoding conserved hypothetical protein (previous protein_id=AAZ09825.1), with product MSHPSFRDTQRMTRERADASVRTSSNGHGGPASVLVSDVPQVRESCAKQRHVATHQQRHYGTMQDSINVMVRSSSMPEHSSHMVYARKHSRQLTVGQQSARLAEKAKKNYFHGSFTSAHGSVFTVPNKAQQMATNRPSRAPLMAYSSMSRSTSAARRRPAPISLDVSGVSAIKKTAASPTKAGSCSREDNDTDVLLTIREPNFLDGSIVLPRRALSADARLGWRHGLDVSTCISKLRLSISGADLSASQLSEMTFRDSSPDLLALQLMRDHSAKQEKRQLLSPTTISRAVRALRAFEERNMRLGGGAHSNARDAVNADEVDSALDGTPLTQAVKKSETSLIPAVARCVRIKPDAEGNVVEEAIAGFEEDDDESFESGNGFSWFGATMDLLYLAVPAAVSICFTFSMSVVPLSFVGRYLGPRQLTGASVGYFLLSILITYPTIGLTFALDTLCSHEYGRNPLSPEMGLVLQRGALINLIILIPPCVCIYALDGILVPLYGKVLAEEAGEFLLYSPLYLIPMVLFIAMNKFLNNQMQPHIPMIALTAGVILTPFLQLKLTPMGVRYTMLGMAITAWFQLAIVTVITVFKRETRITLGKWRIAEALDWADVKEYMRLAVPSAIFVAAEASSFDVTVLMCARFGEVDGAVWSGIMNCLFIFASFPGGLSASACANIGRCIGAYDPASAKRFVCMSILITFVVGLVDSALLVAFFDRLMSLFGTEGTTLELAREVLYLLPILHVCDAVQFTFQGIFSGMGKNYIGALILLTSLWGVGVPLAFLLGEYLGYRTFGVCVGITIGLCIEAPVMVYSASTTDYVAVCEKFMEDEEDEETEESEESEEYDNEYVEEVMRRSGISINSAELTEGNPEHYRKLLPPRRCGRPRRVVEYQDEDD from the coding sequence ATGAGCCATCCGAGTTTTCGAGACACGCAGCGGATGACGCGGGAGCGTGCTGATGCTTCGGTGCGCACATCCTCCAATGGTCACGGAGGTCCCGCGTCCGTGTTGGTTTCCGACGTTCCACAGGTGCGCGAGAGctgtgcgaagcagcgccatGTGGCAACTCATCAGCAACGCCACTATGGCACGATGCAGGACAGCATCAACGTTATGGTGCGGTCCTCCTCGATGCCCGAGCACTCCTCGCATATGGTGTACGCTCGCAAACATTCACGGCAGCTCACTGTTGGCCAGCAATCGGCTCGACTCGCCGAGAAAGCCAAGAAGAATTACTTCCACGGTAGCTTCACCTCGGCGCATGGGTCTGTCTTCACCGTGCCCAACAAAGCGCAGCAGATGGCAACGAATCGGccgtcgcgtgcgccgctAATGGCGTATTCGTCGATGTCTCGAAGCACGTccgctgcacggcggcggccagcccCTATTTCTCTTGACGTCTCAGGCGTCTCGGCCATCAAGAAGACTGCCGCGTCCCCCACAAAAGCTGGTTCGTGTTCGCGTGAGGACAATGACACGGACGTATTGTTGACGATAAGAGAGCCGAACTTCCTAGACGGGTCGAttgtgctgccgcgtcggGCTTTGAGTGCAGACGCCCGCCTTGGCTGGCGTCACGGCTTGGACGTGAGCACCTGCATCAGCAAGCTGCGGCTTTCCATCAGTGGCGCCGACCTATCGGCGTCGCAGCTGAGCGAGATGACGTTCCGTGACTCGTCGCCAGACTTgttggcgctgcagctcatgCGCGACCACAGCGCCAAACAGGAGAAGAGGCAGCTGCTGTCCCCCACGACGATCTCGCGCGCCGTGCGAGCTTTGCGCGCCTTCGAGGAACGAAACATGCGCTTGGGGGGCGGCGCCCACTCCAATGCGCGAGACGCCGTCAACGCCGACGAGGTTGATTCCGCTCTCGACGGCACACCGTTGACGCAGGCAgtgaagaagagcgagacGTCACTCATACCGGCAGTAGCGCGTTGTGTCCGCATCAAACCCGATGCGGAGGGGAATGTGGTCGAGGAGGCCATCGCCGGTTTCGAAGAGGACGACGATGAGAGCTTCGAGTCTGGGAACGGCTTCTCCTGGTTTGGTGCGACGATGGACCTCCTCTACCTTGCCGTGCCAGCCGCTGTATCTATTTGCTTCACTTTCTCGATGTCCGTTGTGCCGCTGTCCTTCGTCGGTAGGTACCTTGGTCCACGTCAGCTCACCGGCGCGTCGGTGGGCTACTTTCTCCTTAGCATCCTGATCACGTACCCGACGATCGGGCTGACCTTTGCGCTCGACACGCTGTGCTCGCACGAGTACGGGCGAAACCCGTTGAGCCCTGAGATGGggctggtgctgcagcgcggagcTCTCATCAACCTTATCATTTTGATCCCGCCCTGCGTCTGCATCTACGCCCTCGATGGCATCCTTGTGCCTCTCTACGGCAAGGTactggcggaggaggcgggggagTTTCTCCTCTACTCCCCACTCTATCTCATTCCGATGGTGCTGTTCATTGCGATGAACAAATTCCTCAACAACCAGATGCAGCCGCATATTCCGATGATCGCGCTCACTGCCGGGGTCATTCTTACGCCGTTTCTGCAGCTAAAGCTGACGCCGATGGGGGTGCGCTACACAATGCTCGGGATGGCGATCACGGCGTGGTTTCAGCTGGCGATTGTCACGGTTATCACCGTCTTCAAACGTGAGACGCGCATCACACTGGGGAAGTGGCGCATCGCAGAGGCGCTGGACTGGGCAGACGTCAAGGAGTACATGAGGCTAGCCGTCCCCAGCGCCATCTTTGTGGCCGCCGAAGCGTCGTCGTTCGACGTCACGGTGCTCATGTGTGCCCGCTTCGGTGAGGTAGACGGTGCTGTCTGGTCCGGCATTATGAACTGCCTCTTCATCTTCGCCTCCTTTCCGGGTGGCCTCAGCGCCAGTGCATGTGCTAACATTGGCCGCTGCATCGGTGCCTACGATCCGGCCAGCGCGAAGcgttttgtgtgtatgtcgaTTCTCATCACGTTTGTTGTCGGCCTCGTTGACTCCGCGCTGTTGGTGGCCTTCTTTGACCGACTCATGTCGCTCTTCGGCACCGAAGGTACGACgctggagctggcgcgcgagGTGCTCTATCTCCTTCCCATCCTCCACGTGTGCGACGCGGTGCAGTTCACCTTTCAGGGCATCTTCAGCGGCATGGGGAAAAACTACATTGGCGCGTTGATTCTCCTGACAAGCTTGTGGGGGGTTGGTGTCCCGCTCGCTTTTCTTCTCGGTGAATACCTCGGCTACCGCACGTTCGGCGTCTGTGTCGGTATCACGATTGGCTTGTGCATCGAGGCACCTGTGATGGTGTACTCGGCGTCCACGACGGACTACGTAGCCGTGTGCGAGAAATTCATGGAGgacgaagaggacgaggagacagaggagtcggaggagagcgaagagTACGACAACGAGTACGTCGAGGAGGTGATGCGGCGCTCTGGCATATCCATTAACAGCGCGGAGCTGACGGAGGGCAACCCAGAGCACTATCGCAAGCTTCTGCCGCCCCGTCGCTGTGGCCGTCCGCGGCGGGTTGTAGAGTACCAGGATGAGGACGACTAA
- a CDS encoding conserved hypothetical protein (previous protein_id=AAZ09826.1), protein MGAHLRDVLLASLQRDVEKHQRVAQRNATPPGFVLKVHGVQLQSSVAAKDRKRHRDRADHTPPRRSENSISQGEAWPSLVLAALSSVLQQLESDAQEQQREAAHESAAPSAVSALRSVAGVEVRHCRLQAHHLCADDRCATDSVSLADILLSPQRLWNSATQTAPSPAYMRLVTLDLECNELGDAGVRLLCSGLLVHLRGLRRLLLASNNITKDGLLVLVDSARSHDEGHLPPNLETIGLTNNPLGTHALRTVHGHPSENAFCDAFRTLVLRLSSTLRRVHLNHAGLSTREVSSVLQALFECVVQHPGPCAFDTVYLRENEHVDKEEALRLLCSKVEDLEKLDTFLRRHVSM, encoded by the coding sequence ATGGGGGCGCACCTGCGCGACGTCCTGCTtgcctcgctgcagcgcgatgTGGAGAAGCATCAGCGAGTTGCCCAGAGAAATGCGACGCCGCCTGGCTTCGTACTCAAGGTGCAtggtgtgcagctgcagtcaAGCGTTGCGGCGAAGGACCGCAAACGCCATCGCGACAGAGCCGACCACACGCCTCCGCGACGAAGTGAAAACAGCATATCGCAGGGCGAAGCGTGGCCTTCCCTCGTGCTGGCTGCACTGTCATCAGTGCTGCAGCAACTCGAGAGCGACGCGCAGGAACAGCAGAGGGAGGCTGCACATGAAAGCGCAGCTCCGTCGGCAGTCTCCGCGCTGAGGTCCGTTGCTGGAGTCGAGGTGCGGCACTGCCGGCTGCAGGCACACCATCTCTGCGCCGACGACCGCTGCGCAACAGACAGCGTATCACTAGCTGACATTCTCCTTTCCCCTCAGCGATTATGGAACTCAGCAACACAAACAGCGCCATCGCCCGCATACATGCGCCTTGTGACCCTGGACCTTGAGTGCAACGAGCTGGGAGATGCGGGAGTGCGGCTTCTGTGCAGCGGTCTTCTCGTGCATCTTCGTGGTCTTCGTCGTCTCCTGCTTGCATCGAACAACATCACCAAAGACGGACTGCTCGTCTTGGTGGACTCTGCTCGATCACATGATGAGGGTCACCTGCCTCCGAACCTCGAGACGATCGGCCTCACCAACAACCCACTGGGTACGCACGCACTCCGGACTGTACATGGCCACCCCTCCGAGAACGCCTTCTGCGACGCGTTCCGCACGCTGGTCTTGCGTCTTTCCTCGACGCTTCGACGAGTGCACCTCAATCATGCTGGTCTAAGCACGCGTGAGGTTTCGTCTGTGCTGCAAGCGCTGTTTGAGTGCGTTGTTCAGCATCCAGGGCCGTGCGCGTTCGACACGGTCTACCTACGAGAAAACGAGCACGTCgacaaggaggaggcgctgcgcctgctctgCAGCAAGGTGGAGGACCTGGAAAAGCTGGACACCTTTTTGCGACGTCACGTGTCCATGTGA
- a CDS encoding glutaredoxin-like protein (previous protein_id=AAZ09827.1) — MFSSRFLYRSSSTMPATVAELITQHKVVVFSWVHCPYCSRAKEILKSLAKDIQVYECDQMDNGEELRTQILQAYNHDTVPAIFINGEFIGGCSDLQAIQKSGELAAKLA, encoded by the coding sequence ATGTTCTCCAGCCGTTTTCTCTACCGATCCTCTTCAACGATGCCCGCTACCGTCGCCGAGCTCATCACCCAACACAAGGTGGTGGTTTTCTCGTGGGTGCACTGCCCGTATTGCTCTCGCGCCAAGGAAATCCTCAAGTCGCTCGCAAAGGATATACAAGTTTACGAGTGCGACCAGATGGACAACGGCGAGGAACTTCGTACACAGATTCTGCAGGCGTACAATCACGACACAGTGCCGGCGATCTTCATCAATGGTGAGTTCATTGGCGGGTGCAGCGACTTGCAGGCCATCCAGAAGAGCGGCGAACTGGCTGCGAAGCTTGCGTAA